CGATCCACAATACGGCCTGCGCGACGGCAAGTACTTCCTGTCGCCAGAGCAGGCGCAAGCCATTCTGGAGCTGCGTCTGCACCGCCTGACCGGTCTGGAACACGAGAAGCTGCTGGCCGAGTATCAAGAGATCCTCAACCAGATCGGCGAGCTGATCCGCATCCTCAACAGCGCCACGCGCCTGATGGAAGTGATCCGCGAAGAGCTGGAAGTGATCCGCGCCGAGTACGGCGATGTGCGTCGCACCGAGATTCTCGATGCCCGTCTCGACCTGACCCTGGGCGACATGATCCCGGAAGAAGAGCGCGTCGTGACCATTTCCCACGGTGGCTACGCCAAGACCCAGCCTTTGGCTGCGTACCAGGCTCAGCGTCGTGGCGGTAAAGGTAAATCGGCTACCGGCGTGAAGGATGAGGACTACATCGCTCACCTGCTGGTCGCCAACAGCCACACCACGCTGCTGCTGTTCTCCAGCAAAGGCAAAGTGTACTGGCTGAAAACCTACGAAATCCCGGAAGCCTCCCGCGCGGCCCGTGGTCGCCCGCTGGTCAACCTGCTGCCGCTGGACAGTGATGAATACATCACCACCATGCTGCCGGTCGAGGAATACACCGAAGGTCACTTCATCTTCATGGCCACTGCCAAAGGCACCGTGAAGAAGACCCCGCTGGAATCCTTCAGTCGTCAACGCAGCGTCGGTCTGATCGCGCTGGAGCTGGATGAAGGCGACGTACTGATCTCTGCGGCCATTACCGATGGCGATCGCGAAGTCATGCTGTTCTCCGACGGCGGCAAGGTGACTCGCTTCAAGGAAACCGACGTTCGCGCCATGGGCCGTACCGCTCGCGGTGTCCGCGGCATGCGTCTGCCGGAAGGCCAGAAGCTGATTTCCATGTTGATCCCGGAAGAAGGCAGCCAGATCCTCACCGCTTCGGCGCGTGGTTTCGGCAAGCGCACCGCGATCACCGAGTTCCCTGAGTACAAGCGTGGCGGTCAGGGTGTTATCGCCATGGTCAGCAACGAGCGTAACGGCCGTCTGGTCGGCGCGGTCCAAGTGCTCGACGGCGAGGAAATCATGCTGATTTCCGACCAGGGTACGTTGGTTCGTACCCGCGTCGACGAAGTGTCCAGCCTGGGCCGTAACACCCAGGGTGTGACCCTGATCAAGCTGGCCAACGATGAAACGCTGGTGGGCCTGGAGCGGGTTCAGGAGCCGTCGGAAGTCGAAGGCGAAGAGCTGGAAGGCGAAGGGCTTGCAGGTGAAGAGGGTGCAGTGTTCGAGGGTGAGGTCGTGATCGACGATGTTGCCGACGACCAGCAACTCGACGCCGCCGCCGACGAAGAGCCGCAGGAGTAAGCGGGCAAGCAGGGGGCGGATGAAGATTCGCCCCCTTGTTGTTTGTCCTCAGGGAGCTGTGGAATTGTTTTTTATGTAGGAGTTGTCGAGCGAAGCGATGCTGCGATCTCTTGATCTGGCTCTTGCTTTCGCTCAGCACTAAAAGATCGCAGCCTCGCTCTGCTCGACAGCTCCTACAGATTTATTGCGTGATACCACCAAATCAGAGCGAGATTGGATGTGAGCAAGAGAGCCTATAACTTCTGTGCCGGTCCTGCGGCGCTTCCCGAAGCTGTCCTGAAGCGCGCCCAGGCTGAACTCCTTGATTGGCACGGCAAGGGCCTGTCGGTCATGGAAATGAGCCATCGCAGCGATGAGTTCGTGTCCATTGCCACCAAGGCCGAGCAGGATCTGCGTGATCTGCTGAATATCCCCTCGAACTATAAAGTGCTGTTTCTGCAAGGTGGCGCGAGCCAGCAATTTGCTCAGATTCCGCTGAACCTGTTGCCGGAAAGCGGCACCGCCGACTATATCGACACCGGTATCTGGTCTCAGAAGGCGATCGAAGAAGCCTCGCGCTACGGCCACGTCAACGTTGCCGCAACCGCCAAGCCTTACGACTATTTCGCTATTCCCGGTCAGAACGAATGGAACCTGTCGAAAGATGCGGCCTACGTTCACTACGCGCCGAACGAAACCATCGGCGGCCTGGAATTCCAGTGGATCCCGGAAACCGGTGATGTGCCGCTGGTCGCCGACATGTCCTCGGACATTCTTTCGCGCCCGGTGGATGTCTCGCGTTTCGGCATGATCTACGCCGGCGCCCAGAAAAACATCGGCCCGAGCGGCATCGTCGTCAACATCGTTCGCGAAGACCTGCTGGGTAACGCCCGTTCCATCTGCCCGACCATGCTCAACTACAAGGTCGCGGCCGACAACGGCTCGATGTACAACACGCCGCCAACCCTGGCCTGGTACTTGTCCGGCCTGGTGTTCGAGTGGCTGAAAGAGCAGGGCGGCGTCGAAGCCATCGGCAA
The Pseudomonas sp. GR 6-02 genome window above contains:
- the gyrA gene encoding DNA gyrase subunit A, whose amino-acid sequence is MGELAKEILPVNIEDELKQSYLDYAMSVIVGRALPDARDGLKPVHRRVLFAMSELGNDFNKPYKKSARVVGDVIGKYHPHGDTAVYDTIVRMAQPFSLRYLLVDGQGNFGSVDGDNAAAMRYTEVRMTKLAHELLADLHKETVDWVPNYDGTEMIPAVMPTKIPNLLVNGSSGIAVGMATNIPPHNLGEVIDGCLALIDNPELTVDELMQYIPGPDFPTAAIINGRAGIIEAYRTGRGRIYMRARSIIEDIDKVGGRQQIVITELPYQLNKARLIEKIAELVKEKKLEGITELRDESDKDGMRVVIELRRGEVPEVILNNLYAQTQLQSVFGINIVALIDGRPRILNLKDLLEAFVRHRREVVTRRTVFELRKARERGHILEGQAVALSNIDPVIALIKASPTPSEAKEALISTPWESSAVVAMVERAGADSCRPENLDPQYGLRDGKYFLSPEQAQAILELRLHRLTGLEHEKLLAEYQEILNQIGELIRILNSATRLMEVIREELEVIRAEYGDVRRTEILDARLDLTLGDMIPEEERVVTISHGGYAKTQPLAAYQAQRRGGKGKSATGVKDEDYIAHLLVANSHTTLLLFSSKGKVYWLKTYEIPEASRAARGRPLVNLLPLDSDEYITTMLPVEEYTEGHFIFMATAKGTVKKTPLESFSRQRSVGLIALELDEGDVLISAAITDGDREVMLFSDGGKVTRFKETDVRAMGRTARGVRGMRLPEGQKLISMLIPEEGSQILTASARGFGKRTAITEFPEYKRGGQGVIAMVSNERNGRLVGAVQVLDGEEIMLISDQGTLVRTRVDEVSSLGRNTQGVTLIKLANDETLVGLERVQEPSEVEGEELEGEGLAGEEGAVFEGEVVIDDVADDQQLDAAADEEPQE
- the serC gene encoding 3-phosphoserine/phosphohydroxythreonine transaminase, whose product is MSKRAYNFCAGPAALPEAVLKRAQAELLDWHGKGLSVMEMSHRSDEFVSIATKAEQDLRDLLNIPSNYKVLFLQGGASQQFAQIPLNLLPESGTADYIDTGIWSQKAIEEASRYGHVNVAATAKPYDYFAIPGQNEWNLSKDAAYVHYAPNETIGGLEFQWIPETGDVPLVADMSSDILSRPVDVSRFGMIYAGAQKNIGPSGIVVNIVREDLLGNARSICPTMLNYKVAADNGSMYNTPPTLAWYLSGLVFEWLKEQGGVEAIGKLNEVKQRTLYDFIDASGLYSNPINKSDRSWMNVPFRLADDRLDKPFLAGADERGLLNLKGHRSVGGMRASIYNAVDIVAVNALVSYMAEFEKEHG